CGATGTCCGGCGTCGCGATGAAATCCGTCGCCTGCACAGCGAGAGAGTAATCGTACACAAGCGGAGTGAAGGAGAAAGTAAGGCCCTCAGATGGGGGAGGACTAATGGCGTCGTTTTCCCCGGACGAGCTGACTGTCGCAGACGTGCTCATATCGCTCACAGCGATATAGTTGCCGAGCGAATCGACGATCCCGAGTGTGCTGGGGCTGTCTTCAGTATTGAACGCGACCGCGTAGTCCGGGCCCGGAGTGTAGACAAATTGGATTTCACCGGTAGCTTCATACATGATAACCTGGAACGAAAGCTGGTCGGATGCAGTGGCCGAGTCGCTATTCCCATAGCCCACGACATGGTCCCACTCGACCGTGAACGTCCTGTTTGGCGCCGAGCCGTCTGTTTCATAGAAGATGCTCCCGTTAATGTAGAGGTCGGCATCGAGTGGAGCGAGAAACGGGAGCATGCTTGCGTCCGCGCCTGAGAGGGTGCCGGTGAAATAAAATCCTCCGTCTCCCAAGGATGAGGGGTTGAACGAAAGCCAGCCGTTGCTTGCCGCGTTTACTGTAGAGTATGGGTTTCCTCCGAAATAGAAAGTGAACCCGATCGGAATTCCAATCTCCGTTCCTTCGTCGTGATCGAAGGATCCACCATCGTATTCGGTGCCCGTCGATGAGATCGTGTTAAATGTGCCGTTAGTCGCGGTGAAATTGAATTCGCTCGAGAGATCTAAGGGGACATGTGGACGGGATTTCAAGACGGAGACTCTCCCAGGATGAGTTTTGTGACCCGAATGGTTCGCGGAGGCAACCGCTTTCCTCCCGAGACTATTTACATCACTACGGCCCTGAGCATTGGAAGATGTGTTGCTCGCAAATGCCAGCGCGTCAATGGAGGTGACAAATAGTATGACTGCGACCCAAAATGTATTTCTGTATAAAAATCTCATTTAGTCCTCCGTTCTAATGTTATTTGAGTCTTGAAACAATTATGGGAGACTCTTAGCCAGCAGAACTCTCCCTGACATTGAAAAGCACAGGAGGCCGCCCTATGCCGACCGAGAGAAGCATCTCTCGCGTCGCCGACGCCTAGACCGCGCCAGACGCTTAGGGCAAAATCGGCCCCTTTACAAAATATCTAACCTACCGGATGTGGAAGAAGTTCCTTAGAAGTCACTTCGTTGGGGGGCCATTTATCGAGTCCGTGAGCAAGAAATTGTCACTGTCACAATTTCATGGTGTCCTGTCTGTTTCGGTGTACCCGAGTTTTCTCCTCCCGACTGATGAGCGTCTGGAGTCAGGATGAAAGAGTAGGAAAATGTAATTCGGAGTCGTCATGTTTCCGAAACTCTCCCCATATTGTCATCTTGAGTGCAGGTGTTCTGCAACCGGCACGAGAAATCTCGAATCGATGAATGCGGCAGTCTACTTGAAACAAAGAAGTTATCTGGCATTCGAAACGTCCACTTCTATTGCCATGGAGTCCTGTCTGTTTCGGTGTATCCGAGTTTTCTCCTCCCGACTGGGGAGAGTCGGGAGTCGAAATGACAATTAAGAGTATATCGTCGGAACTCAGGATGAGACATAAGCGATGAGTATCGGGTCTCGATCTGACAAAGCGGGAGTACTGCAAAAGGTCGGGAGTCGAATTGACAAGTAAGAGAGTATCGTCGGTACTTTGTATGACAGAAGGAAGAGTGCGTTCCGCCGTTTCGCGACGGAACGACCTCAATTACTTCATCAATACCAGCTTCTTGACGGATGTGAACTTCTGTCCGTCATTACCTACTGCACTTATCCTGTAGTAATACACTCCGCTCGAGAACCTGCCCATGCTAATACTCTCATCGTAACGTCCGGCGCTCATCGTGCCATATTCCTGTTCCATTACCCTCTGCCCAAGGACGTTATATATCTCCAGAGTCACGGTAGAGGCCTCTTTCAGATCGAATCTTACAGTCGTCGTAGGGTTAAACGGATTCGGATAATTTTGATAAAGTGCGTATGACTTGGGAAGATCGACCGTCACAGTTATGGTGTTCAAGTCGACCTGAGCACCTTCCAGAGTGACGCTTTGTATCCTGTAGTCGTATGTGGAACCGGACTTAACCTTGGCATCAGTGAACTGGTAAGCTCCGCCGCGGCTCACTGTCCCATTGCTTTTCAGAGAAGCATCGCTCAAGTAGCTTGCGACTTGGACGAATTCCGCTTTTGCCGGGTCTCGTCTCAGGATATTGAAGCCCGCGATGTCGGCTTCGGACGCCGTTTTCCAGGTGAGTGTCACTGACCCCACGTCGGTAGTCGCCTGGTATGACGACAACTGCACGGCGAGCGAGTTGTCGTTTCCGGCCCCGAGCGCGAATTGTTTCGATGGGCTCACTGAAGTGAGTGAAGTGCTCGACGATTCGAAATCGTGGAGAAGCGTACTCTGCGTATAGAATTCCGTAAGGTTCGACCAGCTCCCGTCAGCAGCGCTTCTCCCCAGGAGAAACAGCGTCGCTTGGTTTGTGATGCCGTTTATGCCGGGGTAGTTCATGGAATAGGTCGCCGTATTTGTGCCGTACGCGTATAATCCCCAGACTAAAGATGAGCGCTTGGTGACTCCGCCTGGAAATGCATCGCTTGTTGTCGCCGTTACAGGAGAACCATAGGAATAAATGCCCACGAAGTCGAGCGAGTCGGGAATCGAGGAGATGGTCATGGATATTTTTGCACCTGTCGGCCCGACGCTGTCTGTCGAAATGCTTGCGTCGTAGTCTCCGTACTGGCCGACTGGTGCCGTCGATGTCACCCAATTATCGGCGCCGTTTATCGTACCGTTGCTTCCACTCACGGGTTCGGCGACAGTGGTGCCTGTGCCGTCGTTGAACTGCCAGTACGCGAGGAGATTCGGCTGCGCGCTCGCGACTGTCGTGAACATGTCGGCCCGTACCTGCTGCTCGGTCCTCGCGACTGTCCAGATGCGAACTTCGTCCATGTCACCGTTGAAGTTTCTGCCCGTGTGGCCGGCATTCTCGCCAAAATAAACCGGGAATGTGCTTGAACTGAGAGTTCCGGTCACGGACACCGACGCGTCAACTTTCCCGTCAACATATAATGTCTTGGTTGAGCCGTTATACACCGCTGCGAAGAAGTGCCAGTTGCCATCGTTGACGTTAGTTGTGCCGGTCATGTCGACATTCGAAAGTCCGTTCGTGCTGAACGCGAGGTTGTTCGAGAAATTCGATCTCGCGATTCGCCACGAGTCGTCGCCCTTTGTGACGAGCGCGTCCCATTGGAACGGGAACGACGTGACTTTGAACCATGCTTCCACTGTAAACGAGCCGGTGAAATTGAAACTCGAAGAGCTCCCAGCGTTGACA
This DNA window, taken from Candidatus Kryptoniota bacterium, encodes the following:
- a CDS encoding T9SS type A sorting domain-containing protein — translated: MRFLYRNTFWVAVILFVTSIDALAFASNTSSNAQGRSDVNSLGRKAVASANHSGHKTHPGRVSVLKSRPHVPLDLSSEFNFTATNGTFNTISSTGTEYDGGSFDHDEGTEIGIPIGFTFYFGGNPYSTVNAASNGWLSFNPSSLGDGGFYFTGTLSGADASMLPFLAPLDADLYINGSIFYETDGSAPNRTFTVEWDHVVGYGNSDSATASDQLSFQVIMYEATGEIQFVYTPGPDYAVAFNTEDSPSTLGIVDSLGNYIAVSDMSTSATVSSSGENDAISPPPSEGLTFSFTPLVYDYSLAVQATDFIATPDIGSVTLSWKTQSEIKNAGFNILREDPGMSSFKMIASYSNTENLKGLGTSTSGRVYSFTDDKVTSGSTYSYRIQSVSTSGAVKDLNTLTAIVDVPQSYALYQNYPNPFNPATTIRFDLKEASTVTLEIYNVLGQRVMEQEYGTMNAGRYNESISMGRFSSGVYYYRISAVGNDGQKFTSVKKLVMMK
- a CDS encoding LamG-like jellyroll fold domain-containing protein; its protein translation is MKAKVLLVVVGIAAFASAADCQSLFWTEVGGDKIDTSKFNGVSQATVLSGLSSPYAIALDASTGMIYWTDVTGGHIYRSNRDGTGEQTYASGLNLPRGIAIDNTNGIVYWIENGSKMIRSSPASGGSITNLVTTGLSAPTGIAVDEKNGKIYWTDNGGTDKYIGMCSLNGSGVAHIESVTSFISGIAVDTVHSKIYWTEYGTQKKIMSAALDGSDTATVLTLSSSDPRGIIVMGSAGLLYWTNYLTNTIESANLDGSNAQLLVSSGLNNPLSMLTTSSSLLVAAFEGYPGTALYFDGSSNYVNAGSSSSFNFTGSFTVEAWFKVTSFPFQWDALVTKGDDSWRIARSNFSNNLAFSTNGLSNVDMTGTTNVNDGNWHFFAAVYNGSTKTLYVDGKVDASVSVTGTLSSSTFPVYFGENAGHTGRNFNGDMDEVRIWTVARTEQQVRADMFTTVASAQPNLLAYWQFNDGTGTTVAEPVSGSNGTINGADNWVTSTAPVGQYGDYDASISTDSVGPTGAKISMTISSIPDSLDFVGIYSYGSPVTATTSDAFPGGVTKRSSLVWGLYAYGTNTATYSMNYPGINGITNQATLFLLGRSAADGSWSNLTEFYTQSTLLHDFESSSTSLTSVSPSKQFALGAGNDNSLAVQLSSYQATTDVGSVTLTWKTASEADIAGFNILRRDPAKAEFVQVASYLSDASLKSNGTVSRGGAYQFTDAKVKSGSTYDYRIQSVTLEGAQVDLNTITVTVDLPKSYALYQNYPNPFNPTTTVRFDLKEASTVTLEIYNVLGQRVMEQEYGTMSAGRYDESISMGRFSSGVYYYRISAVGNDGQKFTSVKKLVLMK